A single Pseudodesulfovibrio aespoeensis Aspo-2 DNA region contains:
- a CDS encoding radical SAM protein, with translation MAYRYVFGPVMSGRLGRSLGLDLLGGHICSMDCVYCEVGATRNLTLERRPYVSAAAILKELAAWKAEGLDTPDAVTLGGLGEPTLNSDMAEIIAGARALFPDTVIAVLTNATLMTDPQVRRELALADAVLPSMDSLVEAEFAAINRPCPGVTPQGVAQGLLAFRQEFTGKIFLEILLAKGINDSDENLGRLKTFCQQLAPDRVDVVTMTRPGTVKGTHPVDGAVLSRWRKALGAGKARTGERGEPEAGTLDEARTIEFVQASLARRPQTVLQLAQALGASPHTVRAAVEALERTGGIVARTDRGETYYHGSGHILEA, from the coding sequence ATGGCATACAGATACGTCTTCGGACCCGTCATGAGCGGGCGGCTAGGCCGGTCCCTGGGGCTGGACCTGCTGGGCGGACACATATGCTCCATGGATTGCGTGTACTGCGAGGTGGGCGCGACCAGGAACCTGACCCTGGAGCGCAGGCCCTACGTTTCTGCAGCCGCCATCCTCAAGGAGCTGGCCGCCTGGAAGGCCGAGGGGCTGGACACGCCCGACGCGGTCACCCTGGGCGGGTTGGGCGAGCCCACGCTCAACTCCGACATGGCCGAGATCATCGCCGGGGCGCGGGCGTTGTTTCCAGACACGGTCATCGCCGTGCTGACCAACGCCACCCTGATGACTGACCCGCAGGTGCGCCGCGAGCTGGCCCTGGCCGACGCGGTGCTGCCGAGCATGGATTCGCTGGTGGAGGCCGAATTTGCCGCCATCAACCGCCCCTGTCCGGGGGTGACGCCACAGGGTGTGGCGCAGGGGCTCCTCGCCTTTCGGCAGGAGTTCACGGGCAAGATATTTCTGGAGATTTTGCTTGCCAAGGGGATCAATGATTCCGACGAGAACCTGGGCAGGCTGAAGACTTTTTGCCAACAACTCGCCCCTGACCGGGTGGACGTGGTCACCATGACCCGTCCGGGCACGGTCAAGGGGACACACCCTGTTGACGGGGCGGTGTTGAGCCGTTGGCGCAAGGCACTCGGCGCGGGAAAGGCCCGCACCGGGGAGCGGGGGGAGCCGGAAGCGGGCACGCTGGACGAGGCGCGGACCATTGAGTTCGTGCAGGCGTCCCTTGCGCGCAGGCCCCAAACCGTTTTACAGTTGGCCCAGGCCCTGGGCGCGTCGCCGCATACGGTGCGCGCCGCCGTGGAAGCCCTGGAGCGGACGGGCGGCATCGTTGCCCGCACCGACCGGGGCGAGACCTACTACCACGGCTCCGGGCATATCCTCGAAGCGTAG
- a CDS encoding Rne/Rng family ribonuclease, giving the protein MTDKSKRQKMFISVLPGEQVEVVIAEEGKVNEYYVEMLHQAKTKGDIYKGYIHNIDNGLQAAFINYGAERNGFLQIDEVHPEYYTGSYPMKKGARYPLMQKVLKAGQEVLVQVVKEPTGKKGAFLTTYLSLPGRSFVYTVGRGQMGVSRKIENEKERDRLKKALESFTTTEGVGLIARTAAIGQSKAALERDYKYLNRLWEDIRANAQKVKAPAMVYQELGLAARAVRDYLTLDVTEIWVDDTLTFEQISQFVKLAFPRKNNLVKLHEDTDLSLLERFNLVKQVQEIYSREASMPSGGRLVFDATEALTAIDINSGKIGGEKNFQKMALKTNLEAATEIARQLRLRDIGGQVVIDFIEMKNPKDCREVEKVMKAEMKNDRARTDVSRISPFGLMELVRQRLGSSAIAISTEPCPCCKGTGIRRNMEWQAMQALKDIHREARKPGQDLVEYTCEEELAIYLLNNKRGVLADLEIRYGKRIHVDIEYEYDE; this is encoded by the coding sequence ATGACCGACAAGAGCAAACGGCAGAAGATGTTCATCTCCGTGCTGCCGGGAGAACAGGTTGAGGTTGTCATCGCCGAAGAGGGCAAGGTCAACGAGTATTACGTTGAGATGCTCCATCAGGCCAAGACCAAGGGCGACATCTACAAAGGCTACATTCACAACATAGACAACGGGCTTCAGGCCGCCTTCATCAACTACGGGGCCGAGCGCAACGGATTTCTCCAGATCGACGAGGTCCATCCCGAATACTACACGGGCAGCTACCCCATGAAGAAGGGTGCGCGCTACCCGCTGATGCAGAAGGTGCTCAAGGCGGGCCAGGAAGTGCTGGTCCAGGTGGTCAAGGAACCTACCGGCAAGAAGGGCGCCTTTCTGACCACCTATCTCTCCCTGCCGGGCCGCAGCTTTGTCTACACCGTGGGCCGCGGCCAGATGGGCGTCTCGCGCAAGATCGAGAACGAGAAGGAGCGCGACCGGCTGAAAAAGGCGCTCGAATCCTTCACCACCACCGAGGGCGTGGGCCTCATCGCCCGCACCGCGGCCATCGGCCAGTCCAAGGCCGCCCTTGAGCGCGACTACAAATACCTGAACAGGCTGTGGGAGGATATCCGGGCCAACGCCCAGAAGGTCAAGGCCCCGGCCATGGTCTACCAGGAGCTCGGGCTGGCCGCCCGCGCCGTGCGCGATTATCTGACGCTGGATGTGACCGAGATCTGGGTGGACGACACGCTCACCTTCGAGCAGATCAGCCAGTTCGTGAAACTCGCCTTCCCGCGCAAGAACAACCTGGTCAAGCTGCACGAGGACACGGACCTGAGCCTGCTTGAGCGGTTCAACCTGGTCAAGCAGGTGCAGGAAATCTACTCCCGCGAGGCGTCCATGCCCTCGGGCGGGCGGCTCGTCTTTGACGCCACCGAGGCCCTGACCGCCATCGACATCAACTCCGGCAAGATCGGGGGCGAGAAGAATTTCCAGAAGATGGCGCTCAAGACCAACCTGGAAGCCGCCACCGAGATCGCCCGCCAATTGCGCCTGCGCGACATCGGCGGGCAGGTGGTCATCGACTTCATCGAGATGAAGAACCCCAAGGACTGCCGCGAGGTGGAGAAGGTCATGAAGGCCGAGATGAAGAACGACCGGGCGCGCACCGATGTCAGCCGCATCTCTCCCTTTGGCCTGATGGAGCTGGTGCGCCAGCGGCTGGGCTCGTCGGCCATCGCCATCTCCACCGAGCCGTGCCCCTGCTGCAAGGGCACCGGCATCCGGCGCAACATGGAGTGGCAGGCCATGCAGGCCCTCAAGGACATCCACCGCGAGGCGCGCAAGCCGGGCCAGGATCTGGTGGAGTACACCTGCGAGGAGGAGCTGGCCATCTACCTGCTCAACAACAAGCGCGGCGTGCTGGCCGATCTCGAAATCCGCTACGGCAAGCGCATCCACGTGGACATTGAATACGAGTACGACGAATAG
- a CDS encoding epoxyqueuosine reductase QueH: MKRLLLHICCGPCSITTLTTLLGQGFEVTGLFHNPNIHPLTEYVKRRDGCLAVAERLGVKVIVKDDEYDPKAWFRDVAFREGNRCFHCYARRLERTAAIAKRGGFDGFSTTLLYSKYQKHEDIAALGRDMESPTTRFVYHDFREGWSEGIETSKAWGVYRQQYCGCLYSENERYARLLGSGS, translated from the coding sequence ATGAAACGCCTTCTCTTGCACATCTGCTGCGGGCCGTGCTCCATCACCACGCTGACCACGCTGCTCGGCCAGGGCTTCGAGGTCACGGGGCTGTTCCACAACCCCAACATCCATCCCCTGACCGAGTACGTCAAACGGCGCGACGGCTGCCTTGCGGTGGCCGAGCGCCTGGGCGTCAAGGTCATTGTCAAGGACGACGAGTACGACCCAAAGGCGTGGTTTCGCGACGTGGCCTTTCGCGAGGGCAACCGCTGCTTCCACTGCTACGCCCGCCGTCTGGAGCGCACCGCAGCCATTGCCAAGAGGGGCGGATTCGACGGGTTTTCCACCACCCTGCTCTATTCCAAATACCAGAAGCACGAGGACATCGCCGCGCTGGGACGCGACATGGAGTCCCCGACCACCCGGTTCGTCTACCACGACTTTCGCGAGGGATGGAGCGAGGGCATTGAGACCTCCAAGGCGTGGGGCGTCTACCGCCAGCAATATTGCGGTTGTCTCTACAGCGAGAACGAGCGCTACGCCCGCCTGCTGGGGAGCGGGTCATGA